A single region of the Hippopotamus amphibius kiboko isolate mHipAmp2 chromosome 6, mHipAmp2.hap2, whole genome shotgun sequence genome encodes:
- the AGTR1 gene encoding type-1 angiotensin II receptor: MILNSSTEEGIKRIQEDCPKAGRHNYIFVMIPTLYSIIFVVGIFGNSLVVIVIYFYMKLKTVASVFLLNLALADLCFLLTLPLWAVYTAMEYRWPFGNYLCKIASASVSFNLYASVFLLTCLSIDRYLAIVHPMKSRLRRTMLVAKVTCIIIWLLAGLASLPTIIHRNVFFIENINITVCAFHYESQNSTLPVGLGLTKNILGFLFPFLIILTSYTLIWKTLKKAYEIQKNKPRKDDIFKIILAIVLFFFFSWVPHQIFTFLDVLIQLGIIHDCKISDIVDTAMPITICLAYFNNCLNPLFYGFLGKKFKKHFLQLLKYIPPKAKSHSTLSTKMSMLSYRLSENGSSSTKKPAPCTEVE, translated from the coding sequence ATGATCCTCAACTCTTCCACTGAAGAGGGTATTAAAAGAATCCAAGAAGACTGTCCCAAAGCTGGAAGGCACAATTACATATTTGTCATGATCCCCACTTTATATAGTATTATCTTTGTGGTGGGAATATTTGGAAACAGCTTGGTAGTGATTGTCATTTACTTTTACATGAAACTGAAGACTGTGGccagtgtttttcttttgaatttagcACTGGCTGACTTATGCTTTTTACTGACTTTGCCACTATGGGCTGTCTACACTGCTATGGAATACCGCTGGCCCTTTGGCAATTACCTATGTAAGATCGCTTCAGCCAGCGTCAGTTTCAACCTCTATGCCAGTGTGTTTCTACTCACATGCCTAAGCATTGATCGCTACCTGGCTATTGTTCACCCAATGAAGTCCCGCCTTCGGCGCACAATGCTTGTGGCCAAAGTCACTTGCATCATTATTTGGCTGTTGGCTGGCTTGGCCAGTTTGCCAACTATAATCCACCGCAATGTATTTTTCATCGAGAATATCAATATCACAGTCTGTGCTTTCCATTATGAATCCCAAAATTCAACCCTCCCCGTAGGGCTAGGCCTAACCAAGAATATACTGggtttcttgtttccttttctgatcATTCTTACAAGTTATACTCTTATTTGGAAGACCCTAAAGAAGGCTTATGAAATTCAGAAGAACAAACCAAGAAAAGATGATATTTTCAAGATAATTTTGGcaattgtgcttttctttttcttctcctgggtTCCCCACCAAATATTCACTTTTCTGGATGTATTGATTCAGTTGGGCATCATACATGACTGTAAAATTTCAGATATTGTCGACACCGCCATGCCCATCACTATTTGCTTAGCTTATTTTAACAATTGTCTGAATCCTCTCTTTTATggctttctggggaaaaaatttaaaaaacattttctccagCTTCTGAAATACATTCCCCCAAAGGCCAAATCCCACTCAACCCTGTCAACAAAGATGAGCATGCTTTCCTACCGCCTCTCAGAAAATGGAAGCTCATCAACCAAAAAGCCTGCCCCATGTACTGAGGTTGAGTGA